The Dunckerocampus dactyliophorus isolate RoL2022-P2 chromosome 1, RoL_Ddac_1.1, whole genome shotgun sequence genome has a segment encoding these proteins:
- the LOC129190253 gene encoding tigger transposable element-derived protein 1-like produces the protein MAPKHAASFKPLDNETKRRRKMLTIQQKVKLLDMIKDGKKIVEVARHYGLNESTVRSIRKDEKNIRAAAAVSFNKEAKRVATSRNKFIMITESALAIWISDSRKNNVTLNSLVIREKARQLYQRFTADDPQPGPSCATFKDFTASKGWFEKFQKRYQLKSVVLHREAASADQSAAEDYVNSFQNILEEGNYLPEQVFNMDETGLFWKRMPSRTFIFKDEAKVHGFKAYKDRVTVVMCGNAEGFLLKPALIYKAKNPRALKNKNKNLLPVHWMHNANGRITKQLTSDWFHKCFIPQVKLYLVEKGLEFNVLLLMDNAEGHAQELTYDGVRIEFLPPNTTSLIQPIDQGVIRTFKALYTRNALQHLVEAMDLEENFLLKDCWRQYTIATCLKNIHVVLKDIKMETVNASWKKLWPEIVHDNTGFTPEDISNSAVVKAVRLARMLGGEGFADMTRNDVDKLLETHLDPLTDEDLVEMAKSASEEEDEQPEAAEDQEEEAGLTLERLSQVTRAIKEVQDMIDEWDPQMMRALRFQNALDGAMEPYKDLLTLMKKQHQQLPVSMLFSCAPRHPLPRPSPSAQVVPLEEQ, from the coding sequence ATGGCTCCTAAACACGCTGCCTCTTTTAAGCCTTTGGACAATGAAACTAAGCGCCGTAGGAAGATGCTTACCATTCAGCAGAAGGTGAAACTCTTGGATATGATCAAGGATGGCAAGAAAATCGTCGAGGTTGCCCGCCATTATGGCTTGAATGAGTCCACCGTTCGCTCCATCCGCAAGGATGAAAAGAACATCCGTGCAGCAGCTGCCGTCTCCTTCAACAAGGAGGCAAAGCGCGTCGCGACAAGCCGTAATAAGTTCATAATGATAACTGAGTCTGCCCTAGCAATTTGGATCAGCGATAGCCGCAAGAATAACGTCACGCTGAATTCGctggtcatccgggagaaggCTAGGCAGCTCTATCAGCGCTTCACGGCAGACGATCCTCAACCTGGACCCTCTTGTGCAACCTTCAAAGATTTCACGGCGAGCAAGGGTTGGTTCGAGAAGTTCCAGAAGAGGTACCAGCTGAAGAGTGTCGTTCTCCACAGAGAAGCTGCCTCTGCGGACCAGTCTGCAGCAGAGGACTATGTGAACAGCTTCCAGAACATCCTTGAGGAGGGGAATTATCTTCCAGAACAGGTTTTCAATATGGATGAAACAGGACTGTTCTGGAAAAGAATGCCTTCCCGCACATTCATTTTCAAGGATGAGGCCAAGGTCCATGGCTTCAAGGCGTACAAAGACCGCGTGACTGTCGTTATGTGTGGAAATGCTGAGGGGTTTTTGCTCAAACCTGCCCTCATCTACAAGGCCAAGAACCCGAGGGCcctcaagaataaaaacaagaacCTGCTGCCAGTGCATTGGATGCACAATGCCAACGGCAGGATCACAAAGCAGCTGACATCGGACTGGTTCCACAAGTGCTTCATCCCCCAAGTCAAGCTGTATCTCGTGGAGAAGGGACTCGAGTTTAATGTCCTTCTCCTCATGGACAATGCTGAAGGTCATGCCCAAGAACTGACCTATGACGGTGTGCGGATTGAGTTCCTTCCTCCCAACACCACTTCACTGATCCAGCCCATAGATCAAGGTGTTATTCGCACGTTCAAAGCCCTCTACACGCGAAACGCCCTGCAGCACCTCGTCGAAGCCATGGATCTTGAGGAGAACTTCTTGCTGAAGGACTGCTGGCGACAGTATACGATCGCAACCTGTCTGAAGAATATTCATGTCGTGTTGAAGGACATAAAGATGGAGACCGTCAATGCCAGCTGGAAAAAGCTGTGGCCTGAAATTGTTCACGACAATACAGGATTCACCCCAGAGGATATAAGCAACTCGGCAGTGGTTAAGGCAGTAAGGCTAGCGCGGATGCTGGGAGGAGAAGGTTTCGCGGATATGACCCGCAATGACGTGGATAAGCTGCTGGAGACGCATTTGGATCCCTTAACTGACGAGGATTTGGTGGAGATGGCAAAGTCTGCgagtgaggaggaggacgagcagCCAGAGGCTGCTGAGGACCAGGAGGAGGAAGCTGGCCTTACCCTTGAACGTCTCTCACAAGTCACAAGAGCCATTAAGGAAGTTCAGGACATGATTGATGAATGGGACCCACAGATGATGCGTGCATTGCGGTTCCAGAATGCACTTGATGGAGCGATGGAACCCTACAAAGACCTTCTCACGCTGATGAAAAAACAGCACCAGCAACTGCCTGTCTCGATGCTCTTCAGCTGTGCACCCAGACACCCACTGCCTAGGCCTAGTCCTTCTGCTCAAGTGGTGCCTCTAGAGGAGCAGTAA